From Lolium perenne isolate Kyuss_39 chromosome 5, Kyuss_2.0, whole genome shotgun sequence, a single genomic window includes:
- the LOC127300817 gene encoding uncharacterized protein — translation MAAAEARAAWQRAGNRCLFQEDAKRAPKLACCPQSVQQHETNSGNPTNPQECHIPNFMHLNWNPMNSNQPIDTWFLQLQPNFGCQKALAGEHLNYMGGEVLAKKADSFSPVSTLEDIDAKKNEYPFEPPWMVSTAFMKQTSETASEEFKTVSGSLKCRGSSINFLHEDKEFMEFKTFDPLFPKKPQKTRYEMDPPWEEDRKSYPWWQVADEDGLASLVAERAMQHIENNDLPKPTQIVRVHGPNLNSHETKDGCGNSLSSGNESQPELYDTIMCSYSISSTNETNSSDGGSWQRSQKNNLPGGAQDSYSTDDHVPSSKPTYQNQKAAERAQLLDALRHSQTRAREAEMAAKNAHDEKDHVIKLLFRQASHLFACKQWLKMLQLENICLQLRLKENQIAAMFPELPWGMMKEKATPEEERKDRSRKKGRRQKKEGGFRKAIMFAVGVGIVGAGLLLGWTLGWLLPRL, via the exons ATGGCGGCGGCTGAAGCGAGAGCTGCCTGGCAACGGGCCGGGAACCGCTGCTTATTTCAGGAGGACGCAAAGAGAGCTCCGAAACTGGCCTGCTGTCCGCAGTCAGTGCAGCAGCACGAAACAAACAGTGGGAACCCCACGAATCCGCAAGAATGCCATATCCCAAACTTCATGCATTTGAATTGGAACCCAATGAACTCCAATCAGCCGATAGATACGTGGTTTCTTCAGTTGCAGCCCAACTTCGGGTGCCAGAAGGCGCTTGCCGGTGAACATCTCAACTATATGGGCGGGGAAGTCCTTGCGAAGAAAGCGGACAGTTTCTCGCCTGTGTCTACGCTCGAGGACATCGACGCGAAGAAGAACGAGTACCCTTTTGAGCCGCCGTGGATGGTTTCGACAGCTTTTATGAAGCAGACATCTGAAACAGCCTCTGAAGAGTTCAAGACTGTTTCTGGGAGTCTCAAGTGCAGAGGAAGTTCCATTAACTTCCTTCATGAGGATAAAGAGTTTATGGAGTTCAAAACTTTCGATCCTTTGTTCCCGAAGAAACCACAGAAGACACGCTATGAGATGGACCCACCTTGGGAAGAAGACAGGAAGTCTTATCCGTGGTGGCAAGTAGCTGATGAGGATGGGTTGGCTTCGCTTGTTGCGGAGAGAGCAATGCAGCACATTGAGAACAATGATCTTCCAAAACCCACTCAGATAGTCCGTGTTCACGGGCCGAACTTGAACAGCCATGAAACCAAGGATGGCTGTGGGAATTCGTTGTCTTCTGGTAATGAGTCGCAACCTGAACTATACGACACCATAATGTGCAGCTATAGCATTTCAAGCACCAATGAGACAAACTCATCTGATGGTGGATCTTGGCAACGATCTCAGAAAAACAATTTACCTGG GGGTGCACAAGATTCATACAGTACTGATGACCATGTACCAAGCAGCAAGCCAACATATCAGAATCAGAAAGCCGCTGAGAGGGCCCAGCTATTGGATGCTCTCCGCCATTCACAGACACGGGCTAGGGAAGCCGAGATGGCTGCCAAGAATGCTCACGATGAGAAAGACCATGTCATCAAACTATTGTTTCGTCAGGCCTCCCATCTCTTTGCGTGTAAGCAGTGGCTGAAAATGCTGCAGCTGGAAAACATATGCCTCCAGCTCAGGCTCAAAGAGAACCAGATAGCAGCTATGTTCCCGGAACTTCCCTGGGGGATGATGAAGGAGAAGGCAACGCCAGAAGAGGAACGGAAGGACAGATCAAGGAAGAAAGGCAGGAGGCAGAAAAAGGAAGGTGGATTCCGGAAAGCCATCATGTTCGCGGTTGGCGTCGGCATTGTCGGCGCCGGATTGCTTCTTGGCTGGACTCTTGGGTGGCTGCTGCCCAGGCTGTGA